From one Nonomuraea polychroma genomic stretch:
- the mltG gene encoding endolytic transglycosylase MltG — protein MSGTPKEPREDEQGGDVGDVIPFQAGDDLPGEAEPQGGERAEPNDFSGPEGGERAEPNDLSGPNDPKDAQGGGDAEADVIRLPAARKQAVRKVALVSAGLIAALVALGVGAFAVLKPYLSPEDFEGRGNGAVTVRIAPGSSAGAIGSTLEEAGVVASAQSFIRATQDRGVADRLRPGHYRLRKGMAASAALDLLLSPASRVVRRVTIPEGLRTSEVLSRVASQAGLPLKDLQNVDKALIGLPKYAPGLEGFLFPATYEIEPGDTAVDVLAAMVERFGVAARKVRLAEGAERVRLNPLEAVTVASLIQAEGGTDEDYPKISRVIYNRLAKGTPLEIDSTVLYAQNRRTLRVTEKDTKVDSPYNTYRHKGLPPGPIANPGEKALMAALHPAKGDWHWFVTTDPARRITKFTNKESEFVRYREELNKNLGAN, from the coding sequence ATGAGCGGCACGCCGAAGGAGCCTCGCGAGGACGAGCAGGGCGGCGACGTCGGCGACGTGATCCCGTTCCAGGCCGGCGACGACCTGCCCGGGGAGGCCGAGCCACAGGGCGGCGAGCGGGCCGAACCCAACGACTTCAGTGGTCCCGAGGGCGGCGAGCGGGCCGAACCCAACGACCTCAGTGGTCCCAACGACCCCAAGGACGCCCAGGGCGGGGGTGACGCCGAGGCGGACGTCATCCGGCTGCCCGCGGCCCGCAAGCAGGCCGTGCGCAAGGTCGCCCTGGTCTCCGCCGGCCTGATCGCGGCCCTGGTGGCCCTGGGAGTGGGGGCGTTCGCAGTGCTCAAGCCGTACCTCAGTCCTGAGGACTTCGAAGGGCGCGGCAACGGCGCGGTGACCGTGCGGATCGCGCCAGGCTCCAGCGCGGGGGCCATCGGATCGACCCTCGAAGAGGCCGGGGTGGTGGCGAGCGCACAGTCGTTCATCCGTGCCACGCAGGACCGCGGGGTGGCCGACCGGCTGCGGCCCGGGCACTACCGCCTGCGCAAAGGCATGGCCGCGAGCGCCGCGCTCGATCTGCTGCTCAGCCCCGCGTCCCGGGTCGTGCGGCGCGTCACCATACCCGAGGGCCTGCGGACGAGCGAGGTGCTGAGCCGCGTCGCCAGCCAGGCCGGGTTGCCGCTCAAGGATCTGCAGAACGTGGACAAGGCCCTGATCGGCCTGCCCAAGTACGCACCCGGGCTCGAAGGTTTCCTGTTCCCCGCCACGTACGAGATCGAGCCGGGGGACACGGCCGTGGACGTGCTCGCCGCGATGGTCGAGCGCTTCGGCGTGGCGGCGAGGAAGGTACGGCTGGCCGAGGGGGCGGAGCGCGTGCGCCTGAACCCGCTGGAGGCCGTCACGGTTGCCAGTCTGATCCAGGCGGAGGGCGGAACCGACGAGGACTACCCCAAGATCTCGCGAGTGATCTACAACCGCCTCGCGAAGGGCACGCCCCTCGAGATCGACAGCACTGTCCTGTACGCGCAGAACCGGCGAACACTCAGGGTCACCGAGAAGGACACCAAGGTGGACTCCCCTTACAACACCTATCGCCACAAAGGACTGCCGCCAGGGCCCATCGCCAATCCCGGGGAGAAGGCGCTGATGGCGGCCTTGCACCCGGCCAAGGGCGATTGGCACTGGTTTGTAACGACGGATCCGGCGCGTAGAATCACCAAATTCACTAACAAAGAGAGCGAGTTCGTGAGATACCGGGAAGAGTTGAACAAGAACCTCGGGGCGAACTGA
- the ruvX gene encoding Holliday junction resolvase RuvX: protein MRFGSRIGVDVGSVRVGVARSDPSGLLATPVETVKRGKGDLDRIAAIVAEHEAIEVVVGLPTSMSGREGQAATLARRFAAALAARLAPTPVRLFDERLTTVAAQQGLRASGVKAKKQRGVVDQAAAVVLLQDALDSERATERPPGRPVAPPPADDGPAQ, encoded by the coding sequence ATGAGGTTCGGTTCACGGATCGGCGTGGACGTCGGCTCCGTACGCGTCGGCGTGGCCCGCAGCGACCCTTCGGGGCTGCTGGCCACGCCGGTCGAAACTGTCAAACGGGGCAAGGGCGACCTCGACCGCATCGCCGCAATCGTCGCTGAGCACGAGGCGATCGAGGTCGTGGTGGGGCTGCCCACCTCGATGTCGGGGCGTGAGGGGCAGGCGGCCACGCTGGCCCGCCGGTTCGCCGCCGCTCTCGCCGCCCGGCTCGCGCCGACGCCCGTTCGGCTGTTCGACGAGCGGCTGACCACGGTCGCCGCCCAGCAGGGGCTGCGGGCCAGCGGCGTGAAAGCCAAGAAACAACGTGGCGTCGTCGACCAGGCGGCGGCCGTCGTGCTGCTGCAGGATGCGCTCGACTCCGAGCGCGCCACGGAAAGACCACCAGGCAGGCCCGTCGCACCGCCCCCGGCGGACGACGGACCTGCCCAATGA